Within the Ensifer canadensis genome, the region GGATCGCCCGCTCTGGCGTGTCTCGGTTGCGCCTTCGGCCGGCCACCAACTGGTTGCCGCGTTGCGCCTGCAAACGGGTGTCGATGCCTTTTATGACTGGCAGGGCGGACTTGTGTGGCTGCGCATGGAGGCCGATCCGGAGGCGGCGCTGGTGCGCCGCTATATCAAGGCGCTTGGCGGCGGCCATGCGAGCCTCGTTCGCGCAGCTGACGGCTTTCGCGCGACCATTCCATCGTTCGAGCCGCAACCCGCGCCGGTGGCGCTGTTGAGCGAGCGCGTCCGGGAAAAGTTCGATCCACAGCGGATCTTCAATCCGGGCCGGATGCAGGCCGTCTCCTGAGGCACGGGGAAATGACGAGAGAGGGAGGTATCGATGAGTGACAATGGTCCGCAGGCTCCGCCTCCCAGAGAGACCGATCGCTGGCTGGAGCCCGGGAAGGTCAACGTCCAGGTCATTTATGTGCTCTATCTCGTCGCTTTCGCCGTGGGGATCACGTCTGTCATCGGCGTCGTGCTTGCTTATCTCAACCGCGGCAAGGGTGCGCCCTGGGTCCAGACACACTATACTTGGGCGATCCGCACCTTCTGGATTGCGCTGTTGTTCGGTCTCATCTCGGCGCTGCTGATGGTGTTGCTGATCGGGTTTTTAGGGTTTATCGCCACCGCGGTCTGGATCGTCGTGCGCTGTGTCGTCGGCCTGCAACGCGCCGCTCGCGAGGAGCCGATCAGCAATCCGGAAAGCTGGATGATCTAAACCGTGT harbors:
- a CDS encoding DUF4870 family protein, translated to MSDNGPQAPPPRETDRWLEPGKVNVQVIYVLYLVAFAVGITSVIGVVLAYLNRGKGAPWVQTHYTWAIRTFWIALLFGLISALLMVLLIGFLGFIATAVWIVVRCVVGLQRAAREEPISNPESWMI